In Setaria italica strain Yugu1 chromosome IX, Setaria_italica_v2.0, whole genome shotgun sequence, the genomic stretch AGTTAAGGGCATCTTGTTGGAGTTTTTTCACTAGAGAGGATCGGAAAAGCAattgtgtgaagtgtgaacccATCACGTACGCATCCATGCGGAGAAGGGAGCCATCATTAAACTAACTTTGATATCATTTTCACATATTGCTCCTTGGATGCAGAGATCAAAGATATTATTTTGTTCTGTTATCTAAACGTGGATCAGCTCCACTTTATTTTTACGAAATTTATGGCAATTTTCCTATAAGATTTATGCCCAAAAGAACTTAAAAATTCTATTTTTAAGAATTccaaaaaaatgaaatgaaatgttaAAATTAACTGAAGCCTCCCGAATTTATTTGCATAATGGATCTTTTCTAGCCGTGTTATAAGATGTGGTACTTAATCTCTTTAACAGCTTACAGTTCTAGGGATGCATATGTAATAATGCCACATCAGAACGGCAGCAGCCCTACAAGATCTGCCTCCACCTGAATATTGTAAGGCTTTAAGTTTCACTGGTAATGACATTTGCACTGTAAACCAAACAGTCGATCTCGGAGACTGGGACTGGGATGCCTCCACCATCAGATCAATCGCAGCATAAAAAAAATACCAGCATAATTTGCATAAAAATTCAACAAGACACCAGCATGCAGTATTTAAGTCGGGATTGTTGTGTAAGGGTGCAACAAACACCACAAAGAAAAGCAAGGCCATGCATACTTTAACTATATCAGTGCTCGCATTCGCTAAAAGGAGAGGCAAATATCAACATGACAATTGTACGTGTGTTTTATTCCACATCATTCATCAGCCCCGACATCCAAATCGTCACAAAAGTTTGCAACCCCACATTGAAAACTGGATTTGCCAACGCTAATGCTTGTGGCGATAATTATGATTACACGTGCGGCGCGCGAAAAGTGCGAAAATGACCTTGAGCACTCAAGGGGACACAAATCCTCTAGCTAGCTGCGTGTGTATGATATGGCATAATTAGGGACATGTCAAGTTTACAATATTACACATGCACGTCCATGTAGATTATTGTGGATTGTAGCATCTTCATCCTAGACCACCATCATCATATGTAGCTGCATCACTAGTCACTACCCACGTTGATCAATCATATATATGCACTACATATATAGGACCGTGATACCGAATGATGTTGACATACCTAGATATTGGTTTTGTTGACATGGGAGCGAACGGATCATGTCGACACCCACAATTCCAACTTTTAATTACATCATTTAGGATGTTGTACTCCTTTTTTCTAGTCGCCTTATTGGAGGTGAAGTTTCGGTTACTGCAGATCACCTAGCTTGATTGGCTGACATCTGAGTGTCACCAACATTCACCACGTCCACATCATCctaaactgtttttttttcaataatgaAATTGTTCTTAACCATAAGATTTCAGATCTGTAATGGAACACATATAGGGAAAAGTAAAGGTTATTAGGAATATTATTAGAGAGCTTTGTAAATCAGCAGCATGATTATGGAACTCATATAACAACTAAGGTTCTGATTTAAGTTGGCGTCGATAAAATATTGCTAAGGCTGCATGCAATTTTTTCTTGGCAAATCATGTGCAATAAATGGGGCCTAAGTACGGTCTCAtatatgcaatgcaatgcaatgcattagtgcACATATATACTATTAGTTTTGACAGTTTGTGAATCAAATCAGAGGATTGCCCGCCACTTCTCCACTAACTAGTAATGAAATCAAATTTCGACATCACGAATGCATACAAATATATGCATTATGCTTGATCAAAAGGCTCCCATAACTAAGAAAATGGCAGCACAGAGGGGGCATTATCACTGCCAACATTAGCTCcccttttttttgtgtgtgtctGTGGTGAGGACCACTGAATTTGCTGCTTTTTCACTTTGTCAAGTGCATGGAGCGCACAGGCCCCTCCTTTTGCTTCCTCATGCACACACATGATTGCTCCCTGTGGTTGTTGATCCCGATGCAAAGCAAAGCAGTTTTGGTAATCACAAAAATATTTGCAAATTAAAGCCTTTAGAAAAGGTCCTTCTTTGTTGTATATATCAGAATAGAAAATCATTCTCATGTTATTCGAATCGAAAATAGCATCTATGCTGCTGTATAAAGCTAGAAATTATAATAATCATTTAGTATTATTGGTAGTTTCCTAGGTAACATACGAGGATCACAAGCTAGAGTGTTCAATTCCCATCACGAATCCGTGAATCGACGGATTACAAATATTTACCAGTGCAGCCATGTAAGACCAGTAGTAACTAGGATCATTACCAGATTACTGTTTAAACCGAAACTGGGACGAAATCAGTAGTTATTACCGGTAGCCTCGGCCAAGACGACATGCATTTACCGGTTCCGCGTCTAAATCTTTCTTACCGGTTTGGGCCGATATGACCGGTAACCGGCTGGTTTTGGCCCCAGGTTCCCACGTGCAAACTTTCCAGCATTCCAGAAAGGCAAATTCGTCCTGAACCTCTTGAAAAAGCTTTTTGACATAATTTTGGGCCATGGATTTTATTGACATAGCCATTGTATCATTATACTACACCTGGGTTGTCATGCTGCCTCGCTATGTTATTGGATTAATGTTACAGCCACTCTTTATCCATGACTCCATGCGCGGCAAAGAACAGGCGCCAGCACTATATAGATGAAGAAACAGCAAAAAGGCAATGAGAAGGAATGTTTCCTTGACCAAGTGAAAGGAGCCCCAACGCCAACTCACCAACACAAGCTAAAGAGAGCACAGATCAAAGGATCCATCCTTGATTGGTGATTCTACTGATCCCAAACCAAACAATTGCTTtcaccatctctctctctctctctctcttcctttctaTCACTCCTTTCTACCATGTACCTTTGATGGTGCCGAGCACAGACCAAACTCTGTGGTCTCTGTCTGATCTCCTCTCGCCCTGCTGCCATGCCAACAATGGACATGCTCCACGTCTTGCTCCTCCTATCTTCAATCTACGTGTCATCGTCTGTGTTTACgccagtggtggtggtggcggcgacggacGCGGAGGCGCTCCTCCGGTTCAAGGCCTCCATCCAGAAAGACCCAGGAGGTGCCCTCTCATCATGGCAGCAGAGTGGCAGTGACGGCCCGTGCAGCTGGCACGGCGTTGGgtgcgacgacggcggcgacgggagggtGACGCGGctcgacctcgccggcggcggcctcgtggCCGGGCGCGCGTCGCTCGCCGCGCTGTCCGCCATCGACACGCTCCAACACCTCAACCTGTCCGGCAACGGCGCGCTCCGCGCCGACGCCGCAGACCTGCTCAACCTTACCCGCGCGCTCCGGACGCTGGACTTCTCCtacggcggcctcggcggcgtccTTCCCGGGGACCTGCTGGCGCGCTACCCGAACCTCACCGACGTCCGCCTCTCCCGGAATAACCTCACCGGCGTGTTACCGGAGTCGCTCCTCGCCAGCGCGCCGACGAGCATCCGGTCCTTCGACGTGTCGGGCAACAACCTCTCCGGCGACATCTCCACGATGTCGTTCGCCGAGACGCTGACGCTGCTCGACCTCTCCGAGAACCGGTTCGGCGGCGCGATCCCGCCGGCGCTGTCGCGCTGCGCGGGGCTCGCGACGCTCAACTTGTCGTACAACGGCCTCACCGGGTCGATACCGGAGGCCGTCGCCGGCATCGCCGGGCTCGAGGTGTTCGACGTCTCGTCGAACCACCTCACCGGCGCGATCCCCGATAGCATCGGCAACGCGTGCGCGTCGCTGGAGGTTCTGAAGGTGTCGAGCAACAACATCTCGGGACCCATACCGGACTCGCTGTCGTCGTGCCACGCGCTTCGGCTGCTCGATGCCGCGAATAACAAGCTGACCGGCGCCATCCCGGCCGCCGTGCTCGGCAACCTGACGTCGCTCGAGAGCCTCCTGCTCAGCAACAACTTTATCTCGGGCTCGCTCCCGGGCACGATTGCCTCCTGCACCAACCTCAGGGTCGCCGATTTCAGCAGCAACAAGATCTCCGGTGCGCTGCCGGCGGAGCTCTGCtcgcccggcgcggcggcgctcgaggaGCTCCGGATGCCGGACAACATGGTCACCGGCGCCATCCCGCCGGGGCTGGCCAACTGCTCCCGGCTTAGGGTGATCGACTTCAGCATCAACTACCTACGCGGCCCgatcccgccggagctcggccAGCTCCGCGGCCTCGAGAAGCTGGTGATGTGGTTCAACGGCCTGGAGGGCCGGATCCCAGCTGAGCTGGGGCAATGCAGGGGCCTCCGCACGCTGATCCTCAACAACAACTTCATCGCCGGCGACATCCCCGTCGAGCTTTTCAACTGCACGGGCCTCGAGTGGGTGTCGCTGACGAGCAACCGGATCACCGGCACCATCCGGCCGGAGTTCGGGCGGCTGACCCGGCTCGCCGTGCTGCAGCTGGCGAACAACAGCCTTGAGGGCGCGATCCCTAAAGAGCTCGGAAACTGCAGCAGCCTCATGTGGCTGGACCTCAACAGCAACCGGCTCACCGGCGAGATCCCGCGGCGTCTCGGCCGGCAGCTCGGGTCGACGCCGCTGAGCGGGATCCTGTCCGGCAACACGCTGGCGTTCGTGCGGAACGTGGGGAACTCGTGCAAGGGCGTCGGCGGGCTGCTGGAGTTCGCCGGGATCCGGCCGGAGCGGCTGCTGCAGGTGCCGACCCTCAAGAGCTGCGACTTCACGCGGCTCTACTCCGGCGCGGCGGTGAGCGGATGGACGAGGTACCAGACACTGGAGTACCTGGATCTGTCGTACAACGCGCTCTCCGGCAGCATCCCCGAGGAGTTCGGCGACATGGCGGTGCTCCAGGTGCTGGACCTGGCGCGGAACAACCTCACCGGCGGGATCCCGGCGTCGCTCGGGCGGCTGAGCAACCTCGGCGTTTTCGACGTGTCGCGCAACGCGCTCTCCGGCGGCATCCCGGACTCCTTCTCCAACCTCTCGTTCCTCGTCCAGATCGACGTCTCGGAGAACAACCTCAGCGGCGAGATCCCGCAGCGCGGGCAGCTGAGCACGCTCCCCGCGAGCCAGTACGCGGGCAACCCGGGGCTCTGCGGCATGCCGCTGCTCCCGTgcgggccgccgccgagggccaccgcctcctccgtcctGGCGGAGCcggacggcggccggcgcggagccCCGTGGGGCGCGAtcctcgccgcgctcgtcgccggcgtggtggcgtgcggcctggcggcggcgtgcgccgtggtggcgcgcgcgcggcggaagGAGGCGCGCGAGGCGCGGATGCTGAGCAGCCTCCAGGACGGGACCCGCACGGCGACGGTCTGGAAGCTGGGCAAGGCGGAGAAGGAGGCGCTGAGCATCAACGTGGCCACGTTCCAGCGTCAGCTCCGGCGTCTCACCTTCACGCAGCTGATCGAGGCGACGAACGGGTTCTCCGCCGGCAGCCTTGTGGGGTCCGGCGGGTTCGGCGAGGTGTTCAAGGCGACGCTCAAGGACGGGTCTCGCGTGGCGATCAAGAAGCTGATCCACCTGAGCTACCAGGGCGACCGCGAGTTCACGGCGGAGATGGAGACGCTGGGCAAGATCAAGCACAGGAACCTTGTCCCCCTGTTGGGCTACTGCAAGATCGGCGAGGAGCGGCTGCTGGTGTACGAGTACATGCCCCACGGCAGCCTCGAGGACgcgctccacggcggcggcggcgcgctccgcctcccctgggctcgccggcggcgggtggcgcgcgGCGCCGCCAGGGGACTCTGCTTCCTCCACCACAACTGCATCCCGCACATCATCCACCGGGACATGAAGTCCAGCAACGTGCTCCTCGACGCCGACATGGAGGCGCGCGTCGCCGACTTCGGCATGGCGCGGCTCATCAGCGCGCTGGACACGCACCTGAGCGTGAGCACGCTGGCGGGGACGCCCGGGTACGTGCCGCCGGAGTACTACCAGAGCTTCCGGTGCACGGCCAAGGGCGACGTCTACTCGCTGGGGGTGGTGTTCCTGGAGCTCCTCACGGGGAGGAGGCCGACGGACAAGGAGGACTTCGGGGACACCAACCTCGTGGGGTGGGTCAAGATGAAGGTTAGGGAGGGCGCCGGGAAGGAGGTCGTCGACCCGGAgctcgtggccgccgccgtggacggggaggagagggagatggcCAGGTTCCTCGAGCTCGCGTTGCAGTGCGTCGACGACTTCCCGTCCAAGCGGCCCAACATGCTGCAGGTGGTCGCCACGCTAAGGGAGCTCGACGACGCGCCGCCGTCTTCTAATGAACCAGCACAGTCCGCTGCTTGCGACTGATGATGAAGGGGGCAACGCATACAACCGTACTTGCCACACCAGAGGAGTTGACGACCGAGTTGTAGTGTGGAAGTCGAATGGTCTCTTCTGTACATTGCTGCTCCGTACTGTTTCGATGATGAACTGATTTTTGAAGTGAGATTAATTGCTAAATTAAGCTGCTTATGAATACGAATTGAATTGTTGACCAATCTGACGCAGCGGTCAGACCAAAACGGACTATTACAAGAATGAACGATCAAGGAATTCAAGGCAGGCACCGAGTGAACCAAATTAGCAAAGAGGCGAGGCGATTGTTGGCACTTTTTATGCCTTTagcaactccaagagctccCTTTAATTAATCATAAAATCTTAATTAGGGGAAATAGGAAAAAATGTTGCTCCAACAGGTCCCTCAAACCTACCGCATATTTGCGTCCGCCCGCATCGAGAGTCAATCCGCCTGCAAATTTGCATGGCGCTTCTCCTCCCCCAATCGGCCCGCGTTACTTTCCCGCGCCCACGCCTAATCCATTCGCGCTATTTTCTTTTCCGTGCGCGCCATTCCTTTCCCGAGCATCGGCGGCAGCAGTGGCGCCATTCCTTTCCCGAGCGGCGGTGGCAGCTCCTTTcccgagcggcggcagcgccggcgcaa encodes the following:
- the LOC101755269 gene encoding brassinosteroid LRR receptor kinase BRL2, with amino-acid sequence MPTMDMLHVLLLLSSIYVSSSVFTPVVVVAATDAEALLRFKASIQKDPGGALSSWQQSGSDGPCSWHGVGCDDGGDGRVTRLDLAGGGLVAGRASLAALSAIDTLQHLNLSGNGALRADAADLLNLTRALRTLDFSYGGLGGVLPGDLLARYPNLTDVRLSRNNLTGVLPESLLASAPTSIRSFDVSGNNLSGDISTMSFAETLTLLDLSENRFGGAIPPALSRCAGLATLNLSYNGLTGSIPEAVAGIAGLEVFDVSSNHLTGAIPDSIGNACASLEVLKVSSNNISGPIPDSLSSCHALRLLDAANNKLTGAIPAAVLGNLTSLESLLLSNNFISGSLPGTIASCTNLRVADFSSNKISGALPAELCSPGAAALEELRMPDNMVTGAIPPGLANCSRLRVIDFSINYLRGPIPPELGQLRGLEKLVMWFNGLEGRIPAELGQCRGLRTLILNNNFIAGDIPVELFNCTGLEWVSLTSNRITGTIRPEFGRLTRLAVLQLANNSLEGAIPKELGNCSSLMWLDLNSNRLTGEIPRRLGRQLGSTPLSGILSGNTLAFVRNVGNSCKGVGGLLEFAGIRPERLLQVPTLKSCDFTRLYSGAAVSGWTRYQTLEYLDLSYNALSGSIPEEFGDMAVLQVLDLARNNLTGGIPASLGRLSNLGVFDVSRNALSGGIPDSFSNLSFLVQIDVSENNLSGEIPQRGQLSTLPASQYAGNPGLCGMPLLPCGPPPRATASSVLAEPDGGRRGAPWGAILAALVAGVVACGLAAACAVVARARRKEAREARMLSSLQDGTRTATVWKLGKAEKEALSINVATFQRQLRRLTFTQLIEATNGFSAGSLVGSGGFGEVFKATLKDGSRVAIKKLIHLSYQGDREFTAEMETLGKIKHRNLVPLLGYCKIGEERLLVYEYMPHGSLEDALHGGGGALRLPWARRRRVARGAARGLCFLHHNCIPHIIHRDMKSSNVLLDADMEARVADFGMARLISALDTHLSVSTLAGTPGYVPPEYYQSFRCTAKGDVYSLGVVFLELLTGRRPTDKEDFGDTNLVGWVKMKVREGAGKEVVDPELVAAAVDGEEREMARFLELALQCVDDFPSKRPNMLQVVATLRELDDAPPSSNEPAQSAACD